The following coding sequences are from one Triticum aestivum cultivar Chinese Spring chromosome 5A, IWGSC CS RefSeq v2.1, whole genome shotgun sequence window:
- the LOC123104084 gene encoding serine/threonine-protein kinase D6PK codes for MSSKPASQSMPEQAAKPKEMGEDDRQRSAAEEVSGEPDQQQESPAPVLDKDAPDLSSDSGGLDVPLAPEAESDESKETKNSDSNENQEKKSSQKSSISDSFISAKVSDGTNSLGKTSGSAKTSGRDFTESGKSSMCRVSASSDLSDESSCSSMSSATTKPHKGNDSRWEAIQVVKSREGVLGLNQFRLLKKLGSGDIGSVYLSELSGTKSHFAMKVMDKTSLASRKKLLRAQTEREILQSLDHPFLPTLYTHFETDKFSCLVMEFCPGGDLHTLRQRQPGKHFSEQAAKFYVAEVLLALEYLHMLGIIYRDLKPENVLVREDGHIMLTDFDLSLRCSVSPTVIRGANPGLDALQRNNAAYCVQPACIQPSCVVPTTCFGPRFFSKSKSKSKSKKEKPKPDIVNQVNLFPEMIAEPTDARSMSFVGTHEYLAPEIVKGEGHGSAVDWWTFGIFLYELLFGKTPFKGSGNRATLFNVVGQPLRFPESPLVSFSARDMIRGLLVKDPQHRLGHKRGATEIKQHPFFEGVNWALIRCASPPDIPKPVELDCRPKQAPSANGKVAPASNQKGSDNYLEFEFF; via the exons ATGTCTTCCAAGCCTGCCTCCCAAAGTATGCCGGAGCAAGCGGCAAAGCCAAAGGAAATGGGTGAAGATGACAGGCAGCGATCTGCTGCTGAGGAGGTTTCCGGGGAGCCGGACCAGCAGCAAGAATCTCCAGCTCCTGTGCTGGACAAGGATGCTCCAGATCTCTCCTCAGACTCTGGGGGCCTGGATGTGCCACTAGCCCCAGAGGCAGAATCTGATGAGTCAAAAGAGACTAAGAACTCCGATTCCAACGAGAATCAAGAAAAGAAGTCGTCGCAAAAGAGTAGTATCAGTGATAGCTTTATTTCAGCTAAAGTGAGTGATGGGACAAATAGTCTGGGTAAGACCAGTGGTAGTGCTAAGACAAGTGGCCGAGATTTCACCGAGAGTGGCAAGAGCAGCATGTGCCGTGTTAGTGCAAGCAGTGATTTGAGTGATGAGAGCTCCTGCAGCAGTATGAGCAGTGCCACCACAAAGCCCCACAAAGGGAATGATTCGAGGTGGGAGGCCATCCAAGTGGTCAAATCCAGGGAGGGCGTTCTTGGTCTGAACCAATTTAGGTTGCTTAAGAAGCTGGGTTCTGGTGATATCGGAAGTGTGTATCTCTCTGAATTGAGTGGTACCAAGAGTCACTTTGCAATGAAGGTGATGGATAAAACATCTCTGGCTAGTCGGAAGAAGCTGCTCCGGGCACAGACCGAGCGGGAGATACTGCAGTCCCTGGATCATCCATTTCTGCCGACCCTATATACTCATTTTGAGACGGACAAGTTTTCGTGTCTGGTTATGGAGTTCTGCCCTGGAGGGGACTTGCACACTCTTCGACAAAGGCAGCCTGGAAAACATTTTTCAGAGCAAGCAGCAAA GTTCTATGTAGCAGAGGTGCTCCTTGCATTGGAGTACCTGCATATGCTCGGGATTATATACCGTGATCTCAAGCCAGAAAATGTCCTAGTTCGGGAGGATGGGCACATCATGCTGACTGATTTTGACCTCTCTCTTCGTTGTTCAGTGAGCCCAACCGTGATCAGGGGTGCAAATCCTGGCTTAGATGCGCTGCAGAGGAACAATGCAGCGTACTGCGTCCAACCTGCGTGCATTCAGCCATCCTGTGTTGTTCCAACCACATGCTTTGGTCCTCGATTCTTCTCGAAATCCAAGTCCAAGTCAAAGTCTAAGAAGGAGAAGCCAAAGCCGGACATCGTGAACCAGGTTAACCTATTCCCTGAGATGATCGCCGAGCCAACTGATGCTCGGTCTATGTCCTTTGTGGGCACCCACGAGTACCTGGCCCCAGAGATAGTGAAAGGGGAAGGCCATGGCAGCGCGGTGGATTGGTGGACCTTTGGCATATTCTTGTACGAACTACTGTTCGGCAAGACCCCTTTCAAGGGTTCAGGCAACCGAGCGACGCTTTTCAACGTCGTCGGTCAGCCCCTGCGGTTCCCAGAGTCCCCGCTAGTGAGCTTCTCGGCAAGGGACATGATAAGGGGACTACTGGTCAAGGACCCGCAGCACCGGCTGGGCCACAAGCGTGGGGCCACGGAGATAAAGCAGCACCCCTTCTTCGAGGGCGTGAACTGGGCCCTTATAAGATGCGCGAGCCCTCCGGACATACCCAAGCCCGTGGAGCTGGACTGCCGCCCGAAGCAGGCCCCGTCGGCGAACGGGAAGGTCGCGCCGGCCTCCAACCAGAAGGGCTCGGACAACTACCTAGAGTTTGAGTTCTTCTAG